GTCCCAACTGCATTAATCCCCATATCCTTCAAATCCTCCAGTGTCAGCATTGGTAAAATCTCATCATCCACCTCATGGATTTCAAAAACTGGTGCATACCGCCCTAACCCTATACTATTCAGCCAAATCCTCACCCCATcctctcctccaccaccacaccTCCCATTGTTCCTGTAATCTCTGGCGTCAGTATCCGATGGGCCTGATAATTCAACCCCATCGTGATGATGATTATAATTATGGTTATCCCTTGCCCTGAGCGGCCATCTATTGTAATAAATTTCCCTCTCGTTTCTCTCATTCCCGTCTCCCAAATTCTCAAGGGAGTGAACAGGACTCTGTTCTTTTAACGGACTTTCAGAATTTTCCATGTCGAATCCGCGGTAAGTATCATCCACATCTTCGCCACCGCTGTATTTTTCATCTCCCTCGACATTGTTGTTTGCACTGCCACCGCCAGCATCGTCGATTTTGGAGACCCAACTGGATCTGACTCGCTTGGTGGTGGCATTGGAAGCCCGCTTTTTCGAATCCTTGACTCTCCAGCTTCCAATTGCGACGGCATCCAAATTGACCTCTTTGTCCTCATCTAGGGTTTCAGTGAACTCACCGCTAATAGTTAAATTGGTTAAAGCCCGAGTCTTTGAGCCTTTACTAGAGGTATTGGGATCCTTTTTGTGATCGAGAGACAGGAGGTGATGATGCTTCCATTGCTTATTACTGGTGGTTCTCCGCGAATGGCTGTCGTAGAGCTGGTCGCCACCGATTTCGCCTAAACGGACGCTGGGCCTCCGCTGGCGCTTGGAGCCAACGGTTTCCGATGATGCGACTGCAATTGAAGGTCCTCCTCTTTCTCCTGCAGTGTTACCACCGTTGAGATGGCTCTCCGGTGGAGGTAAGTCAGCCATTTCCCAAGACGAAAGTTTGAGAACCCAGGCAATTTTCCCGGTGGCTTAACTTGGGTCCACTGTGCTAGGGTTTGTTATATGTGTAGGGGAGCATTCCTTGTACTGCGAAGAAATAGAGAAAAATGAGGATACGAAGAATAAAGATAAGAGCAGTTTCAGAGGGAGAGAGGGAGAGTGAGTGAGTGAGTGAGTGAGTGAGAAGTGGGAGATGAAATCCAAGAGCTGAGTTGGGAGATGTTCCTTGCTTGACGCGTGTCCCCCGTTTCCAAATTTAGTTTTATCTCACTTGCTCATCACACGTGTCTCTGCACTTCCCTCCCTATTCCCTTCCCTCCACAATAATCGCGTAATTTCCCAATGTTAACAACGAtcatgaaaattgaaaatacaactttaaaaaaaaaaaaaatctaacgtGCATAGGCTCGTTTCCTTTGAAAAGattaatttcaattcaattctaAAAAGATTCTATTTAATATAATCAAGTTTTAGGATGTGAATGCCGATAAAtatattagaataaatattaaaagtcaTAGGTTATATTCCTCCGATTTTCTATCCTTTAcaactttgaaaaaaaataaaacaaaacaaataatGTTGAAAATTCGGCAAATAAAATGTATCTAAATTGTATTTTAGAATGTAAATGGAATGGTACCAGTTTTGATAACTTGCGAAATAGTCCCACTGGGTAAGTATACTGAAATTGGAATAGAGGATATGGAGTGAAGtgaaaatgatatttttaacaGGTTCATATGATCAGTAGCCCTTGAATCTATTATTTAATCACTGCACTTAAATTGGCAGCAGAAAGCATGGTAAAAGGCTAAAAGTTACCAGCAAAACTACTTGTATTTTGAAAACTGGTGCTAGGTGAAGTTCTCAATCTGCTTTGCGGTTGTTGATACTGCTGGACCTTTCCCTTTCATCAATTGTTCAATCTCTTGCTGCAACGTACCCAGCCTCGAGTGTAACTCTTCAATTCTATCAGCAGCATTAAAATCTTCCAATTCCACTGATGTATCCTCCATAAGCCCTACATTACCTTTGCCAGCAACTTCTGCAACTGCAGATTAGTATTGCTGTTTTCCCTTGATTATCATTCTTGTTTTTTCCTTTGAACCAATCTGGATATCCTATCAACTTAAAGCACCCTTCTTTTGTGCGTCCATTCATGTTGCAATACACAATGTTCTTTTTCCAGGTCATACTTCCTCGATCTTTCTTCTACACCTGTCACTTAGTAATAGGCTACTGAGTCTGCATAAGCAGAGAAATTAACCAGCACTTGTTTCTGAGCTTCTACTTTCTGAACCATAGGAAATGACATTTTAACAGAAGGCAAAGGATCTAGTAAAATGATCTGGTTTCTGGTGGACTCACAACTATCATTGCCCCATCCTACGTAAACTTGTTCAAGTTAGTTATTTCTGCCATCTCTTTCGCAGCTCCACAGGTGCAAGCAGTCGAGCACTCAATGCTTGCCAACTCATTCCAGAAAACCTTGAGTTTAGTGAAATAGACTGCTATTGTCGcattttcttgcaaaattgaAGAAATCTTCCTCTGGAACTGATAAATCAAAGTTCCGTTGCTCTATCCGTATCTTTCTGATATCTCATCCCACAGCTCCTTTAAAGAAGACGTATAGATGAATGCATCAGCAAGATGATATTGAATTAATGTTCATGATGTGATCATAAAATCACATCTGCAACACTGCTCAAACTCATCTCGATTCTCATGTGGAGTTGAGATTTCCATCAATGAAACCTAGCTTTTTCTTTAACCCATCCTCTCCGAGTTAAAGAAAGGGAAGACTATTAAGATTAGGTCAGAGCAAAATGACCGACCCTTTAACCCTGACTATTTTTACCAGCACTTTAACTCCTTATTGGGCTCTTTAGCCGTGATTTTTCGTCCGAGTTGATCTTCCTCTGGGCTCCTACCCTGATCTTTGGTCTAAGCGCTTTTGCTCTTTGTCTTCTTCCATACTCTTTTAGCCCCGGATCTTATTCCAAGTATTTTTGCTCTTTAAATATCTTCTGGGCTCTTAGCCCTAAACTTTGGTTGGAGTGCTTTTAGCTTCCCGTATTATACAAGACTCTTTCTAGTCCTGGGTTTCCATTCGGGTACTTTGGTTCCTAGGCATCATCCGAGCCCTTAGTTTCCCCGTATAATTCCGGTCTCTTTAACCCTGATTCTTTGTTCGAGTTCTTAGACTTCTTGCAATCTTCTCGGCTTTTTATCCTGAATCTTTATCCGAACTTTTTGGCTCTTTGTATCTTCCAGACATTTTTTTGCCTTAAGTGCTTTCCAAGCTATTTACCCTTAAACATTATTCCGAACTCTTTAACCCAGGTTATTCATCCAAGCTCTTTGGATCTTCCAGGCTTTTGCCCTTTTGCACTTTCTAAGCATTTTTGCCTTTAAGCGCTATTTTGGACTTTTTAGCTCTGGTTACTCTTCCGagcatttttttctctttatacCTTCCAGGCTATTTTTGGCCTTAAGCGTTTTTCGGGCTATTTGGCTTTAAGTGTCTCATCTGAGCGTTTTGGCTCTTTGGTACTTTTCGGACTTTTTGCCCTTAAGCGCTTTTTAGGCTACTTTACCCTTAAGCATTTTTCAGGCTATTTGCCCTGATTCTACTTCCGAGCATTTTCTCTTGTACATCTTTCGGACTATTTTTG
This Manihot esculenta cultivar AM560-2 chromosome 6, M.esculenta_v8, whole genome shotgun sequence DNA region includes the following protein-coding sequences:
- the LOC110617110 gene encoding uncharacterized protein LOC110617110 encodes the protein MADLPPPESHLNGGNTAGERGGPSIAVASSETVGSKRQRRPSVRLGEIGGDQLYDSHSRRTTSNKQWKHHHLLSLDHKKDPNTSSKGSKTRALTNLTISGEFTETLDEDKEVNLDAVAIGSWRVKDSKKRASNATTKRVRSSWVSKIDDAGGGSANNNVEGDEKYSGGEDVDDTYRGFDMENSESPLKEQSPVHSLENLGDGNERNEREIYYNRWPLRARDNHNYNHHHDGVELSGPSDTDARDYRNNGRCGGGGEDGVRIWLNSIGLGRYAPVFEIHEVDDEILPMLTLEDLKDMGINAVGTRRKMFCAIQKLGKGFS